One genomic window of Macaca mulatta isolate MMU2019108-1 chromosome 8, T2T-MMU8v2.0, whole genome shotgun sequence includes the following:
- the EEF1D gene encoding elongation factor 1-delta isoform X5, translating into MRSGKASCTLETVWEDKHKYEEAERRFYEHEAMQAAASAQQLPAEGPAMNGPGQDDPEDTDEAEAPDGSSRSDPRKSQDGRKPLQKKRKRSPKSGLGPAAPALLGLSAEPVWLDKSGLGPAAPALLGLSAERVWLDKSLFDQAESSYRQKLADVAAQAAQPPALAPWGPCTHGSQVACHHVTWGTWVNKSSFDQAERAFVEWSQSLLLAPEGGHRQGTPDTGQQAAVPNPAHQPSPPVNGQPPLGSLQALVREVWLEKPRYDAAERGFYEALFDGHPPGKVRLQERAGLAEGARRGRRDRRGRHVLGNKRAGPRWADGEAPSALPYCYFLQKDAEAPWLSKPAYDSAECRHHVAEALRMAWCLEAASLSHRPGPRSGLSVSSLRPNRKMATNFLVHEKIWFDKFKYDDAERRFYEQMNGPVAGASRQENGASVILRDIARARENIQKSLAGTSGPGASSGPSGDHSELVVRIASLEVENQSLRGVVQELQQAISKLEARLNVLEKSSPGHRATAPQTQVSALPTPDTAGTTHAFYPLPCGSTCLPCAKWSPRPRSQPHQQRMTRMMTLTCLAATMRRRTRRRHSCGRSGCGSTRRRRPRSLHWWPSPPSCWMSSLGTMRRTWPSWRPVCDLSSWTGWSGGPPSWCPWATVSGSYRFSVWWRTTRWGQTCWRRRSPSLRSTCRVSISQLSTRSEA; encoded by the exons ATGAGGAGCGGGAAGGCCTCCTGCACCCTGGAGACCGTGTGGGAAGACAAGCACAAGTATGAGGAGGCCGAGCGGCGCTTCTACGAGCACGAGGCCATGCAGGCGGCCGCCTCCGCCCAGCAGCTGCCAGCCGAGGGGCCAGCTATGAATGGGCCCGGCCAGGACGACCCTGAGGACACTGATGAGGCAGAGGCCCCTGACGGCAGCAGCAGGAGTGATCCCAGGAAGAGCCAGGACGGCAGGAAGCCCctgcagaaaaagagaaagcgcTCCCCCAAGAGTGGGCTCGGCCCGGCGGCCCCGGCCCTCCTGGGGCTCTCGGCTGAACCCGTGTGGCTGGACAAGAGTGGTCTCGGCCCGGCGGCCCCGGCCCTCCTGGGGCTCTCGGCCGAACGCGTGTGGCTGGACAAGTCACTTTTCGACCAGGCAGAGAGTTCCTACCGCCAGAAGCTGGCAGACGTGGCTGCCCAGGCAgcccagcctcctgccttggccccttgGGGTCCCTGCACCCATGGAAGCCAGGTGGCCTGCCACCACGTGACCTGGGGGACCTGGGTCAACAAGTCCTCCTTCGACCAGGCTGAGCGGGCCTTTGTGGAGTGGTCTCAGTCCCTGTTGCTGGCTCCCGAGGGTGGCCACAGGCAGGGGACTCCTGACACGGGCCAGCAGGCGGCTGTCCCCAACCCGGCCCACCAGCCCAGCCCACCGGTCAATGGCCAGCCCCCACTGGGCAGCCTGCAGGCACTGGTCCGGGAGGTGTGGCTGGAGAAGCCCCGGTATGATGCAGCCGAGAGGGGCTTCTACGAGGCCCTGTTTGACGGCCATCCCCCGGGGAAGGTGCGCCTGCAAGAGCGAGCTGGCCTGGCCGAGGGTGCCCGGAGGGGCCGCAGAGACCGGCGGGGCCGCCACGTCTTAGGGAACAAGCGGGCTGGGCCGCGGTGGGCCGACGGGGAGGCCCCCTCTGCCTTGCCCTACTGTTACTTCCTGCAGAAGGATGCAGAGGCCCCCTGGCTCAGCAAGCCTGCCTACGACAGCGCTGAGTGCCGCCACCATGTTGCCGAGGCCCTGCGCATGGCCTGGTGCCTCGAAGCTGCCTCCCTGTCTCACCGACCCGGTCCTCGGTCTGGCCTGTCCGTGTCCAGCCTGAGACCCAA CAGAAAAATGGCTACAAACTTCCTAGTACATGAGAAGATCTGGTTTGACAAGTTCAAATATGACGATGCAGAAAGGAGATTCTACGAGCAGATGAACGGGCCTGTGGCCGGTGCCTCCCGCCAG GAGAATGGCGCCAGCGTGATCCTTCGTGACATTGCGAGAGCCAGAGAGAACATCCAGAAATCCCTGGCCGGA ACCTCAGGCCCCGGGGCCTCCAGCGGCCCCAGCGGAGACCACAGCGAGCTTGTCGTCCGGATCGCCAGTCTGGAAGTGGAGAACCAGAGCCTGCGTGGCG TGGTACAGGAGCTGCAGCAGGCCATCTCCAAGCTGGAGGCCCGGCTGAACGTGCTGGAGAAGAGCTCGCCTGGCCACCGGGCCACGGCCCCACAGACCCAGGTGAGTGCTCTCCCCACGCCTGACACTGCAGGGACCAC CCATGCCTTCTATCCCCTCCCCTGTGGCAGCACGTGTCTCCCATGCGCCAAGTGGAGCCCCCGGCCAAGAAGCCAGCCACACCAGCAGAGGATGACGAGGATGATGACATTGACCTGTTTGGCAGCGACAATgaggaggaggacaaggaggCGGCACAGCTGCGGGAGGAGCGGCTGCGGCAGTACGCGGAGAAGAAGGCCAAGAAGCCTGCACTGGTGGCCAAGTCCTCCATCCTGCTGGATGTCAAGCCT TGGGACGATGAGACGGACATGGCCCAGCTGGAGGCCTGTGTGCGATCTATCCAGCTGGACGGGCTGGTCTGGGGGGCCTCCAAGCTGGTGCCCGTGGGCTACGGTATCCGGAAGCTACAGATTCAGTGTGTGGTGGAGGACGACAAGGTGGGGACAGACTTGCTGGAGGAGGAGATCACCAAGTTTGAGGAGCAC GTGCAGAGTGTCGATATCGCAGCTTTCAACAAGATCTGAAGCCTga
- the EEF1D gene encoding elongation factor 1-delta isoform X8, whose protein sequence is MSPPRHLAKQLLERPSAGSGCPAAVSDPMRSGKASCTLETVWEDKHKYEEAERRFYEHEAMQAAASAQQLPAEGPAMNGPGQDDPEDTDEAEAPDGSSRSDPRKSQDGRKPLQKKRKRSPKSGLGPAAPALLGLSAEPVWLDKSGLGPAAPALLGLSAERVWLDKSLFDQAESSYRQKLADVAAQAAQPPALAPWGPCTHGSQVACHHVTWGTWVNKSSFDQAERAFVEWSQSLLLAPEGGHRQGTPDTGQQAAVPNPAHQPSPPVNGQPPLGSLQALVREVWLEKPRYDAAERGFYEALFDGHPPGKVRLQERAGLAEGARRGRRDRRGRHVLGNKRAGPRWADGEAPSALPYCYFLQKDAEAPWLSKPAYDSAECRHHVAEALRMAWCLEAASLSHRPGPRSGLSVSSLRPNRKMATNFLVHEKIWFDKFKYDDAERRFYEQMNGPVAGASRQTSGPGASSGPSGDHSELVVRIASLEVENQSLRGVVQELQQAISKLEARLNVLEKSSPGHRATAPQTQHVSPMRQVEPPAKKPATPAEDDEDDDIDLFGSDNEEEDKEAAQLREERLRQYAEKKAKKPALVAKSSILLDVKPWDDETDMAQLEACVRSIQLDGLVWGASKLVPVGYGIRKLQIQCVVEDDKVGTDLLEEEITKFEEHVQSVDIAAFNKI, encoded by the exons ATGAGGAGCGGGAAGGCCTCCTGCACCCTGGAGACCGTGTGGGAAGACAAGCACAAGTATGAGGAGGCCGAGCGGCGCTTCTACGAGCACGAGGCCATGCAGGCGGCCGCCTCCGCCCAGCAGCTGCCAGCCGAGGGGCCAGCTATGAATGGGCCCGGCCAGGACGACCCTGAGGACACTGATGAGGCAGAGGCCCCTGACGGCAGCAGCAGGAGTGATCCCAGGAAGAGCCAGGACGGCAGGAAGCCCctgcagaaaaagagaaagcgcTCCCCCAAGAGTGGGCTCGGCCCGGCGGCCCCGGCCCTCCTGGGGCTCTCGGCTGAACCCGTGTGGCTGGACAAGAGTGGTCTCGGCCCGGCGGCCCCGGCCCTCCTGGGGCTCTCGGCCGAACGCGTGTGGCTGGACAAGTCACTTTTCGACCAGGCAGAGAGTTCCTACCGCCAGAAGCTGGCAGACGTGGCTGCCCAGGCAgcccagcctcctgccttggccccttgGGGTCCCTGCACCCATGGAAGCCAGGTGGCCTGCCACCACGTGACCTGGGGGACCTGGGTCAACAAGTCCTCCTTCGACCAGGCTGAGCGGGCCTTTGTGGAGTGGTCTCAGTCCCTGTTGCTGGCTCCCGAGGGTGGCCACAGGCAGGGGACTCCTGACACGGGCCAGCAGGCGGCTGTCCCCAACCCGGCCCACCAGCCCAGCCCACCGGTCAATGGCCAGCCCCCACTGGGCAGCCTGCAGGCACTGGTCCGGGAGGTGTGGCTGGAGAAGCCCCGGTATGATGCAGCCGAGAGGGGCTTCTACGAGGCCCTGTTTGACGGCCATCCCCCGGGGAAGGTGCGCCTGCAAGAGCGAGCTGGCCTGGCCGAGGGTGCCCGGAGGGGCCGCAGAGACCGGCGGGGCCGCCACGTCTTAGGGAACAAGCGGGCTGGGCCGCGGTGGGCCGACGGGGAGGCCCCCTCTGCCTTGCCCTACTGTTACTTCCTGCAGAAGGATGCAGAGGCCCCCTGGCTCAGCAAGCCTGCCTACGACAGCGCTGAGTGCCGCCACCATGTTGCCGAGGCCCTGCGCATGGCCTGGTGCCTCGAAGCTGCCTCCCTGTCTCACCGACCCGGTCCTCGGTCTGGCCTGTCCGTGTCCAGCCTGAGACCCAA CAGAAAAATGGCTACAAACTTCCTAGTACATGAGAAGATCTGGTTTGACAAGTTCAAATATGACGATGCAGAAAGGAGATTCTACGAGCAGATGAACGGGCCTGTGGCCGGTGCCTCCCGCCAG ACCTCAGGCCCCGGGGCCTCCAGCGGCCCCAGCGGAGACCACAGCGAGCTTGTCGTCCGGATCGCCAGTCTGGAAGTGGAGAACCAGAGCCTGCGTGGCG TGGTACAGGAGCTGCAGCAGGCCATCTCCAAGCTGGAGGCCCGGCTGAACGTGCTGGAGAAGAGCTCGCCTGGCCACCGGGCCACGGCCCCACAGACCCAG CACGTGTCTCCCATGCGCCAAGTGGAGCCCCCGGCCAAGAAGCCAGCCACACCAGCAGAGGATGACGAGGATGATGACATTGACCTGTTTGGCAGCGACAATgaggaggaggacaaggaggCGGCACAGCTGCGGGAGGAGCGGCTGCGGCAGTACGCGGAGAAGAAGGCCAAGAAGCCTGCACTGGTGGCCAAGTCCTCCATCCTGCTGGATGTCAAGCCT TGGGACGATGAGACGGACATGGCCCAGCTGGAGGCCTGTGTGCGATCTATCCAGCTGGACGGGCTGGTCTGGGGGGCCTCCAAGCTGGTGCCCGTGGGCTACGGTATCCGGAAGCTACAGATTCAGTGTGTGGTGGAGGACGACAAGGTGGGGACAGACTTGCTGGAGGAGGAGATCACCAAGTTTGAGGAGCAC GTGCAGAGTGTCGATATCGCAGCTTTCAACAAGATCTGA
- the EEF1D gene encoding elongation factor 1-delta isoform X13 yields the protein MRSGKASCTLETVWEDKHKYEEAERRFYEHEAMQAAASAQQLPAEGPAMNGPGQDDPEDTDEAEAPDGSSRSDPRKSQDGRKPLQKKRKRSPKSGLGPAAPALLGLSAEPVWLDKSGLGPAAPALLGLSAERVWLDKSLFDQAESSYRQKLADVAAQAAQPPALAPWGPCTHGSQVACHHVTWGTWVNKSSFDQAERAFVEWSQSLLLAPEGGHRQGTPDTGQQAAVPNPAHQPSPPVNGQPPLGSLQALVREVWLEKPRYDAAERGFYEALFDGHPPGKVRLQERAGLAEGARRGRRDRRGRHVLGNKRAGPRWADGEAPSALPYCYFLQKDAEAPWLSKPAYDSAECRHHVAEALRMAWCLEAASLSHRPGPRSGLSVSSLRPNRKMATNFLVHEKIWFDKFKYDDAERRFYEQMNGPVAGASRQTSGPGASSGPSGDHSELVVRIASLEVENQSLRGVVQELQQAISKLEARLNVLEKSSPGHRATAPQTQHVSPMRQVEPPAKKPATPAEDDEDDDIDLFGSDNEEEDKEAAQLREERLRQYAEKKAKKPALVAKSSILLDVKPWDDETDMAQLEACVRSIQLDGLVWGASKLVPVGYGIRKLQIQCVVEDDKVGTDLLEEEITKFEEHVQSVDIAAFNKI from the exons ATGAGGAGCGGGAAGGCCTCCTGCACCCTGGAGACCGTGTGGGAAGACAAGCACAAGTATGAGGAGGCCGAGCGGCGCTTCTACGAGCACGAGGCCATGCAGGCGGCCGCCTCCGCCCAGCAGCTGCCAGCCGAGGGGCCAGCTATGAATGGGCCCGGCCAGGACGACCCTGAGGACACTGATGAGGCAGAGGCCCCTGACGGCAGCAGCAGGAGTGATCCCAGGAAGAGCCAGGACGGCAGGAAGCCCctgcagaaaaagagaaagcgcTCCCCCAAGAGTGGGCTCGGCCCGGCGGCCCCGGCCCTCCTGGGGCTCTCGGCTGAACCCGTGTGGCTGGACAAGAGTGGTCTCGGCCCGGCGGCCCCGGCCCTCCTGGGGCTCTCGGCCGAACGCGTGTGGCTGGACAAGTCACTTTTCGACCAGGCAGAGAGTTCCTACCGCCAGAAGCTGGCAGACGTGGCTGCCCAGGCAgcccagcctcctgccttggccccttgGGGTCCCTGCACCCATGGAAGCCAGGTGGCCTGCCACCACGTGACCTGGGGGACCTGGGTCAACAAGTCCTCCTTCGACCAGGCTGAGCGGGCCTTTGTGGAGTGGTCTCAGTCCCTGTTGCTGGCTCCCGAGGGTGGCCACAGGCAGGGGACTCCTGACACGGGCCAGCAGGCGGCTGTCCCCAACCCGGCCCACCAGCCCAGCCCACCGGTCAATGGCCAGCCCCCACTGGGCAGCCTGCAGGCACTGGTCCGGGAGGTGTGGCTGGAGAAGCCCCGGTATGATGCAGCCGAGAGGGGCTTCTACGAGGCCCTGTTTGACGGCCATCCCCCGGGGAAGGTGCGCCTGCAAGAGCGAGCTGGCCTGGCCGAGGGTGCCCGGAGGGGCCGCAGAGACCGGCGGGGCCGCCACGTCTTAGGGAACAAGCGGGCTGGGCCGCGGTGGGCCGACGGGGAGGCCCCCTCTGCCTTGCCCTACTGTTACTTCCTGCAGAAGGATGCAGAGGCCCCCTGGCTCAGCAAGCCTGCCTACGACAGCGCTGAGTGCCGCCACCATGTTGCCGAGGCCCTGCGCATGGCCTGGTGCCTCGAAGCTGCCTCCCTGTCTCACCGACCCGGTCCTCGGTCTGGCCTGTCCGTGTCCAGCCTGAGACCCAA CAGAAAAATGGCTACAAACTTCCTAGTACATGAGAAGATCTGGTTTGACAAGTTCAAATATGACGATGCAGAAAGGAGATTCTACGAGCAGATGAACGGGCCTGTGGCCGGTGCCTCCCGCCAG ACCTCAGGCCCCGGGGCCTCCAGCGGCCCCAGCGGAGACCACAGCGAGCTTGTCGTCCGGATCGCCAGTCTGGAAGTGGAGAACCAGAGCCTGCGTGGCG TGGTACAGGAGCTGCAGCAGGCCATCTCCAAGCTGGAGGCCCGGCTGAACGTGCTGGAGAAGAGCTCGCCTGGCCACCGGGCCACGGCCCCACAGACCCAG CACGTGTCTCCCATGCGCCAAGTGGAGCCCCCGGCCAAGAAGCCAGCCACACCAGCAGAGGATGACGAGGATGATGACATTGACCTGTTTGGCAGCGACAATgaggaggaggacaaggaggCGGCACAGCTGCGGGAGGAGCGGCTGCGGCAGTACGCGGAGAAGAAGGCCAAGAAGCCTGCACTGGTGGCCAAGTCCTCCATCCTGCTGGATGTCAAGCCT TGGGACGATGAGACGGACATGGCCCAGCTGGAGGCCTGTGTGCGATCTATCCAGCTGGACGGGCTGGTCTGGGGGGCCTCCAAGCTGGTGCCCGTGGGCTACGGTATCCGGAAGCTACAGATTCAGTGTGTGGTGGAGGACGACAAGGTGGGGACAGACTTGCTGGAGGAGGAGATCACCAAGTTTGAGGAGCAC GTGCAGAGTGTCGATATCGCAGCTTTCAACAAGATCTGA
- the EEF1D gene encoding elongation factor 1-delta isoform X12, which yields MRSGKASCTLETVWEDKHKYEEAERRFYEHEAMQAAASAQQLPAEGPAMNGPGQDDPEDTDEAEAPDGSSRSDPRKSQDGRKPLQKKRKRSPKSGLGPAAPALLGLSAEPVWLDKSGLGPAAPALLGLSAERVWLDKSLFDQAESSYRQKLADVAAQAAQPPALAPWGPCTHGSQVACHHVTWGTWVNKSSFDQAERAFVEWSQSLLLAPEGGHRQGTPDTGQQAAVPNPAHQPSPPVNGQPPLGSLQALVREVWLEKPRYDAAERGFYEALFDGHPPGKVRLQERAGLAEGARRGRRDRRGRHVLGNKRAGPRWADGEAPSALPYCYFLQKDAEAPWLSKPAYDSAECRHHVAEALRMAWCLEAASLSHRPGPRSGLSVSSLRPKKMATNFLVHEKIWFDKFKYDDAERRFYEQMNGPVAGASRQENGASVILRDIARARENIQKSLAGTSGPGASSGPSGDHSELVVRIASLEVENQSLRGVVQELQQAISKLEARLNVLEKSSPGHRATAPQTQHVSPMRQVEPPAKKPATPAEDDEDDDIDLFGSDNEEEDKEAAQLREERLRQYAEKKAKKPALVAKSSILLDVKPWDDETDMAQLEACVRSIQLDGLVWGASKLVPVGYGIRKLQIQCVVEDDKVGTDLLEEEITKFEEHVQSVDIAAFNKI from the exons ATGAGGAGCGGGAAGGCCTCCTGCACCCTGGAGACCGTGTGGGAAGACAAGCACAAGTATGAGGAGGCCGAGCGGCGCTTCTACGAGCACGAGGCCATGCAGGCGGCCGCCTCCGCCCAGCAGCTGCCAGCCGAGGGGCCAGCTATGAATGGGCCCGGCCAGGACGACCCTGAGGACACTGATGAGGCAGAGGCCCCTGACGGCAGCAGCAGGAGTGATCCCAGGAAGAGCCAGGACGGCAGGAAGCCCctgcagaaaaagagaaagcgcTCCCCCAAGAGTGGGCTCGGCCCGGCGGCCCCGGCCCTCCTGGGGCTCTCGGCTGAACCCGTGTGGCTGGACAAGAGTGGTCTCGGCCCGGCGGCCCCGGCCCTCCTGGGGCTCTCGGCCGAACGCGTGTGGCTGGACAAGTCACTTTTCGACCAGGCAGAGAGTTCCTACCGCCAGAAGCTGGCAGACGTGGCTGCCCAGGCAgcccagcctcctgccttggccccttgGGGTCCCTGCACCCATGGAAGCCAGGTGGCCTGCCACCACGTGACCTGGGGGACCTGGGTCAACAAGTCCTCCTTCGACCAGGCTGAGCGGGCCTTTGTGGAGTGGTCTCAGTCCCTGTTGCTGGCTCCCGAGGGTGGCCACAGGCAGGGGACTCCTGACACGGGCCAGCAGGCGGCTGTCCCCAACCCGGCCCACCAGCCCAGCCCACCGGTCAATGGCCAGCCCCCACTGGGCAGCCTGCAGGCACTGGTCCGGGAGGTGTGGCTGGAGAAGCCCCGGTATGATGCAGCCGAGAGGGGCTTCTACGAGGCCCTGTTTGACGGCCATCCCCCGGGGAAGGTGCGCCTGCAAGAGCGAGCTGGCCTGGCCGAGGGTGCCCGGAGGGGCCGCAGAGACCGGCGGGGCCGCCACGTCTTAGGGAACAAGCGGGCTGGGCCGCGGTGGGCCGACGGGGAGGCCCCCTCTGCCTTGCCCTACTGTTACTTCCTGCAGAAGGATGCAGAGGCCCCCTGGCTCAGCAAGCCTGCCTACGACAGCGCTGAGTGCCGCCACCATGTTGCCGAGGCCCTGCGCATGGCCTGGTGCCTCGAAGCTGCCTCCCTGTCTCACCGACCCGGTCCTCGGTCTGGCCTGTCCGTGTCCAGCCTGAGACCCAA AAAAATGGCTACAAACTTCCTAGTACATGAGAAGATCTGGTTTGACAAGTTCAAATATGACGATGCAGAAAGGAGATTCTACGAGCAGATGAACGGGCCTGTGGCCGGTGCCTCCCGCCAG GAGAATGGCGCCAGCGTGATCCTTCGTGACATTGCGAGAGCCAGAGAGAACATCCAGAAATCCCTGGCCGGA ACCTCAGGCCCCGGGGCCTCCAGCGGCCCCAGCGGAGACCACAGCGAGCTTGTCGTCCGGATCGCCAGTCTGGAAGTGGAGAACCAGAGCCTGCGTGGCG TGGTACAGGAGCTGCAGCAGGCCATCTCCAAGCTGGAGGCCCGGCTGAACGTGCTGGAGAAGAGCTCGCCTGGCCACCGGGCCACGGCCCCACAGACCCAG CACGTGTCTCCCATGCGCCAAGTGGAGCCCCCGGCCAAGAAGCCAGCCACACCAGCAGAGGATGACGAGGATGATGACATTGACCTGTTTGGCAGCGACAATgaggaggaggacaaggaggCGGCACAGCTGCGGGAGGAGCGGCTGCGGCAGTACGCGGAGAAGAAGGCCAAGAAGCCTGCACTGGTGGCCAAGTCCTCCATCCTGCTGGATGTCAAGCCT TGGGACGATGAGACGGACATGGCCCAGCTGGAGGCCTGTGTGCGATCTATCCAGCTGGACGGGCTGGTCTGGGGGGCCTCCAAGCTGGTGCCCGTGGGCTACGGTATCCGGAAGCTACAGATTCAGTGTGTGGTGGAGGACGACAAGGTGGGGACAGACTTGCTGGAGGAGGAGATCACCAAGTTTGAGGAGCAC GTGCAGAGTGTCGATATCGCAGCTTTCAACAAGATCTGA
- the EEF1D gene encoding elongation factor 1-delta isoform X17, translating into MLTLPLSPPSRKMATNFLVHEKIWFDKFKYDDAERRFYEQMNGPVAGASRQENGASVILRDIARARENIQKSLAGTSGPGASSGPSGDHSELVVRIASLEVENQSLRGVVQELQQAISKLEARLNVLEKSSPGHRATAPQTQHVSPMRQVEPPAKKPATPAEDDEDDDIDLFGSDNEEEDKEAAQLREERLRQYAEKKAKKPALVAKSSILLDVKPWDDETDMAQLEACVRSIQLDGLVWGASKLVPVGYGIRKLQIQCVVEDDKVGTDLLEEEITKFEEHVQSVDIAAFNKI; encoded by the exons ATGTTGACTTTGCCTCTTTCCCCTCCCAGCAGAAAAATGGCTACAAACTTCCTAGTACATGAGAAGATCTGGTTTGACAAGTTCAAATATGACGATGCAGAAAGGAGATTCTACGAGCAGATGAACGGGCCTGTGGCCGGTGCCTCCCGCCAG GAGAATGGCGCCAGCGTGATCCTTCGTGACATTGCGAGAGCCAGAGAGAACATCCAGAAATCCCTGGCCGGA ACCTCAGGCCCCGGGGCCTCCAGCGGCCCCAGCGGAGACCACAGCGAGCTTGTCGTCCGGATCGCCAGTCTGGAAGTGGAGAACCAGAGCCTGCGTGGCG TGGTACAGGAGCTGCAGCAGGCCATCTCCAAGCTGGAGGCCCGGCTGAACGTGCTGGAGAAGAGCTCGCCTGGCCACCGGGCCACGGCCCCACAGACCCAG CACGTGTCTCCCATGCGCCAAGTGGAGCCCCCGGCCAAGAAGCCAGCCACACCAGCAGAGGATGACGAGGATGATGACATTGACCTGTTTGGCAGCGACAATgaggaggaggacaaggaggCGGCACAGCTGCGGGAGGAGCGGCTGCGGCAGTACGCGGAGAAGAAGGCCAAGAAGCCTGCACTGGTGGCCAAGTCCTCCATCCTGCTGGATGTCAAGCCT TGGGACGATGAGACGGACATGGCCCAGCTGGAGGCCTGTGTGCGATCTATCCAGCTGGACGGGCTGGTCTGGGGGGCCTCCAAGCTGGTGCCCGTGGGCTACGGTATCCGGAAGCTACAGATTCAGTGTGTGGTGGAGGACGACAAGGTGGGGACAGACTTGCTGGAGGAGGAGATCACCAAGTTTGAGGAGCAC GTGCAGAGTGTCGATATCGCAGCTTTCAACAAGATCTGA
- the EEF1D gene encoding elongation factor 1-delta isoform X18: protein MATNFLVHEKIWFDKFKYDDAERRFYEQMNGPVAGASRQENGASVILRDIARARENIQKSLAGTSGPGASSGPSGDHSELVVRIASLEVENQSLRGVVQELQQAISKLEARLNVLEKSSPGHRATAPQTQHVSPMRQVEPPAKKPATPAEDDEDDDIDLFGSDNEEEDKEAAQLREERLRQYAEKKAKKPALVAKSSILLDVKPWDDETDMAQLEACVRSIQLDGLVWGASKLVPVGYGIRKLQIQCVVEDDKVGTDLLEEEITKFEEHVQSVDIAAFNKI, encoded by the exons ATGGCTACAAACTTCCTAGTACATGAGAAGATCTGGTTTGACAAGTTCAAATATGACGATGCAGAAAGGAGATTCTACGAGCAGATGAACGGGCCTGTGGCCGGTGCCTCCCGCCAG GAGAATGGCGCCAGCGTGATCCTTCGTGACATTGCGAGAGCCAGAGAGAACATCCAGAAATCCCTGGCCGGA ACCTCAGGCCCCGGGGCCTCCAGCGGCCCCAGCGGAGACCACAGCGAGCTTGTCGTCCGGATCGCCAGTCTGGAAGTGGAGAACCAGAGCCTGCGTGGCG TGGTACAGGAGCTGCAGCAGGCCATCTCCAAGCTGGAGGCCCGGCTGAACGTGCTGGAGAAGAGCTCGCCTGGCCACCGGGCCACGGCCCCACAGACCCAG CACGTGTCTCCCATGCGCCAAGTGGAGCCCCCGGCCAAGAAGCCAGCCACACCAGCAGAGGATGACGAGGATGATGACATTGACCTGTTTGGCAGCGACAATgaggaggaggacaaggaggCGGCACAGCTGCGGGAGGAGCGGCTGCGGCAGTACGCGGAGAAGAAGGCCAAGAAGCCTGCACTGGTGGCCAAGTCCTCCATCCTGCTGGATGTCAAGCCT TGGGACGATGAGACGGACATGGCCCAGCTGGAGGCCTGTGTGCGATCTATCCAGCTGGACGGGCTGGTCTGGGGGGCCTCCAAGCTGGTGCCCGTGGGCTACGGTATCCGGAAGCTACAGATTCAGTGTGTGGTGGAGGACGACAAGGTGGGGACAGACTTGCTGGAGGAGGAGATCACCAAGTTTGAGGAGCAC GTGCAGAGTGTCGATATCGCAGCTTTCAACAAGATCTGA
- the EEF1D gene encoding elongation factor 1-delta isoform X19 — MATNFLVHEKIWFDKFKYDDAERRFYEQMNGPVAGASRQENGASVILRDIARARENIQKSLAGTSGPGASSGPSGDHMVQELQQAISKLEARLNVLEKSSPGHRATAPQTQHVSPMRQVEPPAKKPATPAEDDEDDDIDLFGSDNEEEDKEAAQLREERLRQYAEKKAKKPALVAKSSILLDVKPWDDETDMAQLEACVRSIQLDGLVWGASKLVPVGYGIRKLQIQCVVEDDKVGTDLLEEEITKFEEHVQSVDIAAFNKI; from the exons ATGGCTACAAACTTCCTAGTACATGAGAAGATCTGGTTTGACAAGTTCAAATATGACGATGCAGAAAGGAGATTCTACGAGCAGATGAACGGGCCTGTGGCCGGTGCCTCCCGCCAG GAGAATGGCGCCAGCGTGATCCTTCGTGACATTGCGAGAGCCAGAGAGAACATCCAGAAATCCCTGGCCGGA ACCTCAGGCCCCGGGGCCTCCAGCGGCCCCAGCGGAGACCACA TGGTACAGGAGCTGCAGCAGGCCATCTCCAAGCTGGAGGCCCGGCTGAACGTGCTGGAGAAGAGCTCGCCTGGCCACCGGGCCACGGCCCCACAGACCCAG CACGTGTCTCCCATGCGCCAAGTGGAGCCCCCGGCCAAGAAGCCAGCCACACCAGCAGAGGATGACGAGGATGATGACATTGACCTGTTTGGCAGCGACAATgaggaggaggacaaggaggCGGCACAGCTGCGGGAGGAGCGGCTGCGGCAGTACGCGGAGAAGAAGGCCAAGAAGCCTGCACTGGTGGCCAAGTCCTCCATCCTGCTGGATGTCAAGCCT TGGGACGATGAGACGGACATGGCCCAGCTGGAGGCCTGTGTGCGATCTATCCAGCTGGACGGGCTGGTCTGGGGGGCCTCCAAGCTGGTGCCCGTGGGCTACGGTATCCGGAAGCTACAGATTCAGTGTGTGGTGGAGGACGACAAGGTGGGGACAGACTTGCTGGAGGAGGAGATCACCAAGTTTGAGGAGCAC GTGCAGAGTGTCGATATCGCAGCTTTCAACAAGATCTGA